The sequence AAGTCGATGGCGGTCTGCATGGCGGCGTACGATTGCGGGCTTCCATCGATGCCCACGACGATATGCCCGCCCTTCAGGGGCAGGTTGTTCTTCGCGATCAGGACATCGGTGTTCACCCGGCGCGTCACCCGTTCGCAGACGCTGCCGACTTGGCTTGATTTCACCTCTCCTTGGCCGCGTATGCCGAGAGTCACGAGTTCGTAGGAGTTGGTCTCGATCTCCTTGACGAGACTGGAATAGTTTTTTCCTTCCATCACCCGCCGTTTGTTCGGCACCCCTTTTTCATCGCACCGTTCCTGAAACACGTCGAGGTAAGAGTCCGAGATGATTCCCAGCCCTTTCTCTATCAATTCCCCGTGTATCTGCCTTTGGCGCATCATCTCATCGGGTTCCTGATACCGCGCGGGAAGGCCCGGTTCCATCTGAATGAACCGTTCTTCATGCAGGCGCGCCGCGTACGAGTGCGTTCCATAAACGGTCGAGCCGAACTGGTTCGCAATTTCAATAGCCCGGTCCAAGCCCCAGAGCGAATAATCCGAATTGTCGAGGAGCGTCAAAATATCTTTGTACATCGTTTTGTCCCGTTCCTGTTGCGCAAAAGCCGTTTCTACCCGGAAAAAAATATCCGCGAAATCATACCTTAAGGGTTTCAACAGTTCAAGTATTTATGAATAGCGAAAAAACCCCTCACTTTTTCCGCCCCAATATATCCCACTTGGGCCGACCAGCGTATTGATAGGCCAATGGGTTGCGAAGGTGCAATAACCATACCCGCAACTTAAAGGGAGGCTGTCCATCCACATTGTCCGGTATGCGGGAGAGGGGTTCCCCTATTTGGAAAATAACCAATAAGGAGGGTATGCCTGTCCCGGCGATGACACGAAGCCTGAACGGTATCGGTAAGTCAGAAGGGTGTTATCATTTCATGCATATAGAACATTTCATTAACCTGGGATTTAGGACGATTTCTCCCCATACAGCCGTTTCAGCCGGGCGCGGTAGCCCTCCGCGTCGCCGTATTCCTCGAAGTCCGCGTAGAGCGAATGGGCTTCCCGTATCCGCCGTGCATGTTTGATGGGGCACCAGTAGTCTTCCGTGCGGGCGCCCACTTCGCGGGCGTATGCGACAAGGCCGGTGGCATATCCGCAATAGGCGCAATTGAACCGCTCAAAGATATTCAGATAATTCAGGTAGTGACGGTCGATAACGATGAACGCGTCGCGCGGCACCTTCTTTATTCCATAAAGCGGGAAGCAGATGGTTTGGTAAACCGTCAGGAATATGTCGAGAATCAACAGCGGGACGATCATTGAGTAAATTATTGGAGCCGCCAGCAGGACGGGCAGGCGGGCATTCAAGATGAACTGCAAAAGATTCTTCCGCAGCCGCCGGTGATACGCGGCGACATCCTGCTCAAAGACCACCCTCCGTTTTTCCACGGTGTAGCGGAATTTGGTGGCCAGTTGCGCCATTTCAAGATGCAGCTCGTCCTGCAGTTCGTTTATTTTACGCAGCAGCAGTTCGATCCGTTCGTTCATGGATGACTCCCCGGCATTGCCCAGCCGTAGTAGAGGGTGAAGGGATGTGGTCAAGCGCCCGCTCCATTGCCGCGCTCCACATATTTAGAATAACACCTCGGCCGCGGCCCGTCTGTTCTTAAAATATCAAAAACTTCAGACCGGCAATTACCAATACCACCGCAAGAATCCGGCGAAGCGTGCTGTTTGAAAAGTGGCGGCTTCCGAAGCCGGAACCGATCAGCCCTCCGGCGATGGCCGCAACCGACCAGGTCAGGAGGGAGGGGGAGGGGGGCAAGGTATTCATCATGGAAAGATGTCCCCCAATTCCGGCAACCGAATTAACCAATATGAACGCGGCGGAAATCCCGGCGGTCTGCCGCGGATCCGCCCACCCGATCAAAAGGAGCAGCGGGCTTAAAAAAATGCCCCCGCCAATGCCAGTCAGGCCGGACAACAGGCCGATGCCGGATCCGAAGAGAAGCGCCAGATAGATCGGCACCGCTTTCGCGGTGGATACCGGTTTTACCGAACTCCGGAAAAGCTGGAATGCGGCGTACAACAGGACGCCCCCGACTATCGGCCGGTATATGTGGGCGGGGAGCGAAAGCGCGCCCCCTAAGAACGCAAACGGCACCGATGCCAGCGCGAAGGGCAAGAATAACTTCCAGGAAAAACAGCCTGCCCGATAAAACCGCGCCGTTGCAATGGCGGAAACAAGGATGTTGATGAAAAGCGCCGTCGGCTTCATTATGGCGGGCGCAAACGCGGCAAACTCCATTACCGCCATATAGCCCGATGCCCCGCCGAACCCAACCGATGAATAGAACAACGCCGTCAGAAAAAACAGGATGGCAACGGCAATATCGGATGCGTTCATTTATAACCCCATATCCGCCACGGACTGAATTGCCAGCGCCACGCTTCCCTCATCCCTGTTCAATGCCGATGCAAGGATGGTTTTGGATTTGGAAACGGATCGGGGCAAGTATCCCCCGGAAAGAGGGGGGGAGGGGGGCGATCCCGATACGTTACACCAGCCCCCGGCTATGCAGTTCCTCAATTATCCGGGCGGCGTCCTTTTCCTTCTTAAGGGCGGCGTTAACTTTTTCATGGGCAGCCTGATATTTTTCAGCCGCTTTTACAAGGGCATCCCGGCCCGGGCCGCCGCTCTCTATCGCCAGCATCACCCCAAATAATTTTTGGCGGGCGCGGCGTTCTCCTTCGGCCAATTTAACCACCTTGGCGTTCGGGACTACTCGATCATTGTGCTTGAACTTTCGCATTGTGCTCAACTCCTTATAGATAAAGTGTATCTTAGTGATACCTAAAATACCGCCATTTGAGGTCTGGCGGACATTTTTTTTTCAATAGGCCAACGGCTTGCCATCAAATTTAACAAACGCGTAATCGTTGCTTGATTCCGTCTACGGCATTTGTCATCATTCCAGCATGGTAGAAAACAATCCTGAGAAACCGCAAGCCGGTCTGCCGGCCAAGGAAATTCTATCATCCGCAAGCGAGATAAAATATCGCATCCTGATAGAGGCTTCACCCGACGCGACAGTTCTTGCCGATGCCGAAACAGGTTTTTTCCTCGATTGCAATAAAGCGGCTGAAAACCTGCTTGGAAGAACAAGGGAAGAAATTATCGGACTTCACATAACCAAATTACACCCTCCCCAAGAAGCCAAATTGCATAATGGTCAATTCAAGAAACAAGCGGAAAAAGCTTTTGGATCTGTGGAAAACATTTCTGTTTTGCACAAAAAAGGCCATTCGATTCCGGTGGAAATAAGGACGGCGGCTTTTGAGTTGGAAGGTAAAAAAGTAATTTATGGCATTTTCAGGAATATTTCGGAGCGTGTTGAGGCTGAACAACTTCTGATAACCGCCCATCAAAGACTCTTGGCGGTTTTGGATGGATTGGAAGCTGTCGTGTATGTGGCGGATATTAAAACCTACGAGGTTCTTTTTATTAACAAGTACGCAAGGAATGTAATTGGCGATATTTTAGGCGGTATCTGTTGGAAAACGATCCAGGCGGGGCAGGCCGGCCCCTGCGCCTTCTGCACGAACAATAAGATCGTCGATGATGCGGGAAGGCCGACAGAAGCCTATTCGTGGGAGTTTCAGAACACCAAGAACGGGCGTTGGTACCAAATACGGGATAGGGCGATTGATTGGGTTGATGGGCGATTGGTGCGGCTTGAAATAGCCTTGGACATTACCGAGGGCAAAGCGGCGGAAGTGGCGTTACGTGAGAGTGAGGAACTGTTGCGTTCCATCACGGATAACGCCGGCACGGTGATATTCCTGAAAGACCTGGCTGGCCGGTACCTCCATGTGAACCGGCTCTATGAGAAGCTTTTCCATGTATCCAATGCCGCGGTGAAGGGGAAAACCGACTACGACCTGTTTCCGCGGGACGTGGCGGATGCTTTTATCAAGAACGATAAAATGGTCGCCCAGGCCGGACGGACACTGGAGATGGAAGAGCGGGTACCGCATGATGACGGTATCCACACCTATATTTCGGTCAAGTTTCCAATCCGGCATATCTCCGGTGAAATCTACGCCATCTGCGGAATAGCCACGGACATCACGGAACGCAAACATGCTGAAGAATCGCTGCGCGAAGCCCGGGAAATATTATTGAAGGGCAAGGAGGAACTGGTGGCGCAGGTAAACTTGAAGACCCAAGCTTACATTGACGCGCACCAAGAGGCCGAAAACGCCACCCGGCTCAAAAACAATTTCATTTCGCTGGTGGCCCATGATCTGAAGTCGCCGTTGGCAAGCCTCACCATGGGGCTGGAGGCTCTGGCCAGTGTCAAAGACCTCTCCCCCGAAAGCCGGGATTTCGCAAAAAAGATGGCCAACCACAGCCGCCAAATCCACAAAATGACCGAACGGTTGCTCGACATCACCTTGCTGCGGGCAGGCGTGACAATCCTCCAAAAACGGGTTATCAATTGCCATAACTTTGCCGCCACGCAGATTGAGCTATATGAGACCATGGCCGCCCAAAAGGGGATCACCATCGTCAACGGTCTTCCCTTAAAGATGAGCGTGCATGCCGACCCCGACCTGTTTGGGGAGTGCGTGAAAAACCTGTTGTCAAACGCGGTCAAGTTTTGCAGCCGGGGGGATACGGTTACTTTCTTTAACCCGCCGGATATGCCAACCACCATAGCGGTGAAAGATACCGGCCCCGGCATCGCGCCCGAAAAGATGCCGCCGCTTTTTATAAAGGAAACGAAAACGCGAACCGTTGGCACGGCGGGTGAAAAAGGAACGGGAATCGGCCTTATCCATACCAAAGAAATTATGGAAGTCCACGGCGGCTCCATCACCTTTGAATCCGAGGCCGGCGCGGGGAGCGTATTTTATCTTAATCTCCCGGTTTTCGACAATGTGGTGCTGGTGGTCGATGACGATGAAGCGTCAACGCTGGTTCTCCGGCTGCATCTAATGAATATGGGCTCCGATGTATTGACGGCCCAAAACGGAGTCGAAGCATTGGAGATTATTCAAGGCAGGTTGCCGATTCTCATAATTACCGACATTCAAATGCCCATGATGGACGGCTTTACCCTCCTTCACCACCTGAAAGCAAACCCCGAGTATTCGCAAATACCCGTGATTATCATTACGGGAAGCAATGAAATAGATGCCCGCAAAAAAGCATTTGCAAACAAAGCGGTCAATTTCATAATCAAGCCGCTGTCGGAACCCGATTTTATTCCCCGCATAGGCAGGTTCATCGCCGGGTAAAGTCATTCAATCTCATGCATCCGGCGTTGGAATCAAACGACCCACGTTATAATGGCGGGATGAAGTTCAAGCTGCATTCGGAGTTCAGCCCAAAAGGGGATCAGCCCGCCGCCATCAAGGAACTGACCGCCAACATCAAAAAAAACGCGCGGCACCAGACGCTGCTGGGGGTCACCGGCAGCGGAAAAACCTTTACCCTCGCCAACGTGATCGAGCAGGTGCAAAAGCCGACGCTGGTCTTCGCGCCGAACAAGACACTCGCCGCGCAGCTTTACAACGAATTTAAATTCTTCTTTCCCGAAAACGCGGTGGAGTACTTCGTCTCCTACTACGATTACTACCAGCCGGAAGCCTACATACCGACCAGCGACACGTTCATCGAGAAGGATTCCGCCATCAACGACGAGATCGACAAGATGCGGCACTCGGCCACCCGCAGCCTGCTGGAGCGGCCCGACACGCTGATTGTCGCCTCGGTTTCCTGCATTTACGGCATAGGGTCGCCGGAGGCGTACTACGCCATGCTCACCCGCGTGGAGACGGGGCAAAAAATGGGCCGCGACGCGCTGGTGGACAAGCTGGTGGAGATGCGGTACGAACGCAACAACATCGATTTCCGCCGCGGCACGTTCCGCGTGAACGGCGACATCGTGGAGATCATCCCCATTTACGAAAGCGACGAGGGGCTGCGCATCGAGTTCTTCGGCGACGAGATTGATTCCATCGCCCGCGTCGACCCGCTCACCGGCAGGGTGATACAGAAGCTGCAAGCCGCCCCCATCTACCCCGGCAGCCACTATGTGGTGACGCAGCAAAGGATGGAGCGGGCGCGCGAGGAAATCCGGCGCGAGCTGATACTCGCCGTCGGCGAACACCAGGGCAACAACCGGCTGGTGGAGGCGCAACGGCTGGAACAGCGGACGATATTCGACCTGGAAATGATGAAAGAGACCGGCTACTGCAACGGCATCGAGAACTACAGCCGCTACCTCACCGGGCGCAAACCGGGCGAGGCCCCACCCACACTGCTGGATTACTTTCCGCCCGACGCGCTGCTGATTATCGATGAAAGCCACGTCTCGGTGCCACAACTGCGCGGCATGTACGCGGGCGACCGTTCGCGCAAGGAAACGCTGGTGAAATACGGCTTCCGCCTCCCCTCGGCGCTGGACAACCGGCCGCTCAACTTCGGCGAATTTGAAAAAGACCCGAAGCAGCGGATATACGTCTCCGCCACGCCGGGGCCGTACGAACTGGAGCGCTCGGAGGGGCGCGTAACGCAACTGGTGATCCGCCCCACCGGCCTTATCGATCCCGCCGTCGTCATCCGCCCCGTCGGCGGACAGGTGGACGACCTTATCCACGAAGTGAAACAGCGGGCCGCGCGGGATGAGCGGACCCTGGTGACCACGCTCACCAAGCGGTTCGCCGAGGATTTGACCGAATATTTCACCGGCGCCGGCATCCGGACGAAATACCTCCACTCCGACATCGAAACGCTGGAGCGGACCGAGATACTGCGCGAACTGCGGCTGGGGGAATTCGACGCGCTGATCGGCATCAATCTGCTGCGCGAAGGGCTTGACCTTCCCGAAGTCTCGCTGGTGGCCATCCTGGACGCCGACAAGGAGGGCTTCCTCCGCTCCGAGACCTCACTCATCCAAACGTCGGGCCGGGCCGCGCGCAACCTCAACGGGCTGGTGATTCTCTACGCCGACAAGATGACCGGCTCGATGCAGCGCGCGCTCGGCGAGATGGAGCGCCGCCGCGCAATCCAAACCGGGTACAACAAAAAACACGGCATTACCCCGCAATCCATCCAAAAGCGCATCTACGAAACAATGGCGGCCCACGCCGACGATACGCCGATGGTGGCGGAGGAAAAGCCGGACTACCTCAGCCGCGGGGAACTCGCGCGGGCGATAAAAAAACTGGAAGCGGAAATGCTGAGCGAGGCCAAGGCGCTGCGTTTCGAGCGGGCCGCCGAATGCCGCGACCGGATCAAAGAGCTGAAAGAAATGGAAATCATGTACGGATGACCCGCTTATCCGGTTGTTTGCCAAGCATATCGCCGGGTAAATTTCCGGAGAGGTAGGTGCGAATTCAGCGCACAATCGGCCCAGCGGGCCGACCTTTTTGGCGCTGTGCGCCAATGGGCGCTGAATTCGCCCCTGCCGGGGGAAAAGGCCGCCTTCGGCATCAAGGTGAATCAATAAATTCCCCCTTGTTGCGCTTGACCCCCTTCTGTAAGATGAGGACACGGATTTGCTGAAAAAGGGGGAGGCCGGCGCAGGCCGCTGCATGAAAACATTCCGCGAAATCAAAGCACAGGTCACGGATACATCCTATAAAAATCCGCTCCGGCTGATTTTCTTCGTCACCATCACCATCTTCGCGGTGGAAGCCGGCATCATGGAGTTCCTCTCCCGCGTTATGAATATTTCCCACATCGCCGGTTCCATCCTTGACGCGGTCATTCTTGTTTCGGCCGTCCTGCCGGTGCTCTATTTCTTTTTTTACCGCCCGTTCTCCCGGCAGGTCGCCGACCTGCAGCGGAGCGAGCAGGACCTTGTCCGCTTCGCCACCGCCATCGAACAGGGAAAAGACGCGATTATAATGACCGATGCCGACGGCGTCATCGAATACGTCAACCCCGCATTCCACTGGATAACCGGCTATCCATGGGAAGAAGCGGTCGGCAAAAAACCGAGTATCCTCAAAAGCGGCAAACACGACGATGCGTTTTACCAAAACATCTGGAACACCTTGAGAAGGGGTGAAATGTGGGAAGGGGAAATCATCAACCGCCACAAGGACGGCAACACCTATTATGCATCCTCCCGCATTACCCCGGTGCGCGACGTGGGCGGCAACATCGTCAATTATGTATCGGTGATGGAGGACATCACCCTTCAAAAGCTCGCCGAGGCCGAAAAAACATCCTACCTCCGCCGCATGGAGGAGCTCTCCCGCTATAACATGAATCTGGTGGAAAAAGCGCCCATCGGCGCATGGGTTGTCAATTTCGTCCCGCTGCGGCCGGAGGATGAAACGCGCGATCCCTGCCACCGCTGGCACAAGGAGATCGGCGCTAAGATCGTCACGGAGCGGGTTAATAACGCCATGGTTGAAATGCTGGGTTACGGCAAGCTGGATATCGTGGGGCGCTCCATTTTCGATCCGGCGCTGGTGGATGACGAAAATGCCCTGATATTCGCCAACGAGATAAAGCGGCGGCGCGGCGGGGAGCGCGGCTCGTACGATGTCGAGATCAATCATCGGCTGGGGGGAAAGGTGCATATGCTTGTGGAGGCGGTGCCGATATTGGTTGACCCGGAAAGCGGCAAACCGCTGCAAAGCCTCGGCATTTTCGTCAACCTGACCGACCGCAAAAAAATGGAGGACAAGATCGTCCAACTGATGATGGAGCAGCAGATCATCCTCCACACCTCGCCCATCGGCATCGCCCTTTTGGTCAGCCGCAAAATCCAGTGGCTGAACGCCGCGCTCTGCAAAATCACCGGCTACGCCGAACTTGAACTGCGGGGGAGCCTTGCCGACAGGCTCTACCCGTCTGAAGAGGATTTCAAGGACAGCGGCATACAATCAAATGCCATCATCGGGCGCGGCGATACGTATGAAGTCGAGCGGCCCATGAGGCGCAAAGACGGCTCCCTGTTCCAGGCGCGCATTATCGCCACCGCCATCGACCCCTCGGAATTGCAGCGCGGCGTCATTTTCATCATGGAAGACATCTCGGAACGGAAAGGACGGGAACAAGAGCGCGAGGCTTTTATTGAGGCCCTCAACCGGAGCAACGAAGAACTCAAGGAGTTCGCCTACATCGTCTCCCACGACCTGAAAGCGCCCCTGCGCGCCATCGGATCGCTGGCCGAATGGATTTCCCACGACTACGCCGACAAACTGGATGAGGAAGGGCGCGAGAACCTCGCGCTCCTGCTGGGACGCACCAAGCGGATGAACGCCCTGATCGAGGGAATTTTGCGCTACTCCCGCCTGGGCCGCCTGAAACCGGAGCGCGACAATCTGGACGCCAACCGGATCGCCGGCCTTGTCATCGGCGCGCTGGCGCCGCCGGAAAACATTACCGTCCGCGTGGAAGGAACATTGCCAACCGTGGTGTAC comes from Nitrospinota bacterium and encodes:
- a CDS encoding sulfite exporter TauE/SafE family protein, which produces MNASDIAVAILFFLTALFYSSVGFGGASGYMAVMEFAAFAPAIMKPTALFINILVSAIATARFYRAGCFSWKLFLPFALASVPFAFLGGALSLPAHIYRPIVGGVLLYAAFQLFRSSVKPVSTAKAVPIYLALLFGSGIGLLSGLTGIGGGIFLSPLLLLIGWADPRQTAGISAAFILVNSVAGIGGHLSMMNTLPPSPSLLTWSVAAIAGGLIGSGFGSRHFSNSTLRRILAVVLVIAGLKFLIF
- a CDS encoding PAS domain S-box protein, which encodes MVENNPEKPQAGLPAKEILSSASEIKYRILIEASPDATVLADAETGFFLDCNKAAENLLGRTREEIIGLHITKLHPPQEAKLHNGQFKKQAEKAFGSVENISVLHKKGHSIPVEIRTAAFELEGKKVIYGIFRNISERVEAEQLLITAHQRLLAVLDGLEAVVYVADIKTYEVLFINKYARNVIGDILGGICWKTIQAGQAGPCAFCTNNKIVDDAGRPTEAYSWEFQNTKNGRWYQIRDRAIDWVDGRLVRLEIALDITEGKAAEVALRESEELLRSITDNAGTVIFLKDLAGRYLHVNRLYEKLFHVSNAAVKGKTDYDLFPRDVADAFIKNDKMVAQAGRTLEMEERVPHDDGIHTYISVKFPIRHISGEIYAICGIATDITERKHAEESLREAREILLKGKEELVAQVNLKTQAYIDAHQEAENATRLKNNFISLVAHDLKSPLASLTMGLEALASVKDLSPESRDFAKKMANHSRQIHKMTERLLDITLLRAGVTILQKRVINCHNFAATQIELYETMAAQKGITIVNGLPLKMSVHADPDLFGECVKNLLSNAVKFCSRGDTVTFFNPPDMPTTIAVKDTGPGIAPEKMPPLFIKETKTRTVGTAGEKGTGIGLIHTKEIMEVHGGSITFESEAGAGSVFYLNLPVFDNVVLVVDDDEASTLVLRLHLMNMGSDVLTAQNGVEALEIIQGRLPILIITDIQMPMMDGFTLLHHLKANPEYSQIPVIIITGSNEIDARKKAFANKAVNFIIKPLSEPDFIPRIGRFIAG
- the uvrB gene encoding excinuclease ABC subunit UvrB, producing MKFKLHSEFSPKGDQPAAIKELTANIKKNARHQTLLGVTGSGKTFTLANVIEQVQKPTLVFAPNKTLAAQLYNEFKFFFPENAVEYFVSYYDYYQPEAYIPTSDTFIEKDSAINDEIDKMRHSATRSLLERPDTLIVASVSCIYGIGSPEAYYAMLTRVETGQKMGRDALVDKLVEMRYERNNIDFRRGTFRVNGDIVEIIPIYESDEGLRIEFFGDEIDSIARVDPLTGRVIQKLQAAPIYPGSHYVVTQQRMERAREEIRRELILAVGEHQGNNRLVEAQRLEQRTIFDLEMMKETGYCNGIENYSRYLTGRKPGEAPPTLLDYFPPDALLIIDESHVSVPQLRGMYAGDRSRKETLVKYGFRLPSALDNRPLNFGEFEKDPKQRIYVSATPGPYELERSEGRVTQLVIRPTGLIDPAVVIRPVGGQVDDLIHEVKQRAARDERTLVTTLTKRFAEDLTEYFTGAGIRTKYLHSDIETLERTEILRELRLGEFDALIGINLLREGLDLPEVSLVAILDADKEGFLRSETSLIQTSGRAARNLNGLVILYADKMTGSMQRALGEMERRRAIQTGYNKKHGITPQSIQKRIYETMAAHADDTPMVAEEKPDYLSRGELARAIKKLEAEMLSEAKALRFERAAECRDRIKELKEMEIMYG
- a CDS encoding PAS domain S-box protein, whose amino-acid sequence is MKTFREIKAQVTDTSYKNPLRLIFFVTITIFAVEAGIMEFLSRVMNISHIAGSILDAVILVSAVLPVLYFFFYRPFSRQVADLQRSEQDLVRFATAIEQGKDAIIMTDADGVIEYVNPAFHWITGYPWEEAVGKKPSILKSGKHDDAFYQNIWNTLRRGEMWEGEIINRHKDGNTYYASSRITPVRDVGGNIVNYVSVMEDITLQKLAEAEKTSYLRRMEELSRYNMNLVEKAPIGAWVVNFVPLRPEDETRDPCHRWHKEIGAKIVTERVNNAMVEMLGYGKLDIVGRSIFDPALVDDENALIFANEIKRRRGGERGSYDVEINHRLGGKVHMLVEAVPILVDPESGKPLQSLGIFVNLTDRKKMEDKIVQLMMEQQIILHTSPIGIALLVSRKIQWLNAALCKITGYAELELRGSLADRLYPSEEDFKDSGIQSNAIIGRGDTYEVERPMRRKDGSLFQARIIATAIDPSELQRGVIFIMEDISERKGREQEREAFIEALNRSNEELKEFAYIVSHDLKAPLRAIGSLAEWISHDYADKLDEEGRENLALLLGRTKRMNALIEGILRYSRLGRLKPERDNLDANRIAGLVIGALAPPENITVRVEGTLPTVVYDRTHLEQLFQNLISNAIKHLGKPTGEVVISCRDADAMWEFCVRDTGQGIEEKHHERIFKIFQSLKPRDELESTGIGLTLVKKIVENNGGTVWITSAVGSGSEFHFTIPKTPAVDRDDTERILTQYLAKHLKEEKR